From Mycteria americana isolate JAX WOST 10 ecotype Jacksonville Zoo and Gardens chromosome 4, USCA_MyAme_1.0, whole genome shotgun sequence, one genomic window encodes:
- the IL15 gene encoding interleukin-15 isoform X9: protein MKWFGHFTKTYCQKTHLKSICLQYQLYLLLNSHFFCLLKNEMGLIIFFLCAYVPKTAAGHCKWAEVLKDLEQIKTSKDIDVSLYTANTDEDKECQEPVMRCFFLEMKVILQECVIKNCSKTQDVLNIWKNGNASLENKLNSTISAKCKECEEYEEKNFTEFIQSFVKVIQKECKQ from the exons AAAACACACCTGAAAAGTATTTGTCTGCAATATCAGCTGTATCTTCTTCTGAACAgccatttcttttgccttttaaagaaTGAGATGGGACTAATCATCTTCTTCCTATG tGCTTATGTACCAAAGACAGCAGCAGGTCATTGCAAGTGGGCGGAAGTTCTGAAAGATCTGGAGCAGATCAAGACATCCAAA gaCATTGACGTCAGTTTATATACTGCAAACACAGATGAAGAT aaagaatgcCAAGAACCTGTAATGAGATGCTTTTTCTTAGAGATGAAAGTGATTCTTCAAGAATGTGTTATCAAAAACTGTAGTAAAACACAGGATGTATTGAACatatggaaaaatggaaatgcaagcTTAGAAAATAAG ttgaatTCTACAATATCAGCAAAATGCAAAGAATGTGAagagtatgaagaaaaaaattttacagaatttataCAGAGTTTTGTAAAGGTTATACAGAAGGAATGCAAACAGTGA
- the IL15 gene encoding interleukin-15 isoform X4 — translation MKWFGHFTKTYCQSCRLSGHKLQIKIWMCINMSCSLVQSSSFHKPRKTHLKSICLQYQLYLLLNSHFFCLLKNEMGLIIFFLCAYVPKTAAGHCKWAEVLKDLEQIKTSKDIDVSLYTANTDEDKECQEPVMRCFFLEMKVILQECVIKNCSKTQDVLNIWKNGNASLENKLNSTISAKCKECEEYEEKNFTEFIQSFVKVIQKECKQ, via the exons AGTTGCAGGTTATCAGGACACaagctacaaataaaaatatGGATGTGTATAAATATGAGCTGCTCCCTTGTCCAAAGTTCAAGCTTCCATAAACCAAGA AAAACACACCTGAAAAGTATTTGTCTGCAATATCAGCTGTATCTTCTTCTGAACAgccatttcttttgccttttaaagaaTGAGATGGGACTAATCATCTTCTTCCTATG tGCTTATGTACCAAAGACAGCAGCAGGTCATTGCAAGTGGGCGGAAGTTCTGAAAGATCTGGAGCAGATCAAGACATCCAAA gaCATTGACGTCAGTTTATATACTGCAAACACAGATGAAGAT aaagaatgcCAAGAACCTGTAATGAGATGCTTTTTCTTAGAGATGAAAGTGATTCTTCAAGAATGTGTTATCAAAAACTGTAGTAAAACACAGGATGTATTGAACatatggaaaaatggaaatgcaagcTTAGAAAATAAG ttgaatTCTACAATATCAGCAAAATGCAAAGAATGTGAagagtatgaagaaaaaaattttacagaatttataCAGAGTTTTGTAAAGGTTATACAGAAGGAATGCAAACAGTGA
- the IL15 gene encoding interleukin-15 isoform X2: MLGMARPTQSSAGALSRLESQSCRLSGHKLQIKIWMCINMSCSLVQSSSFHKPRKTHLKSICLQYQLYLLLNSHFFCLLKNEMGLIIFFLCAYVPKTAAGHCKWAEVLKDLEQIKTSKDIDVSLYTANTDEDKECQEPVMRCFFLEMKVILQECVIKNCSKTQDVLNIWKNGNASLENKLNSTISAKCKECEEYEEKNFTEFIQSFVKVIQKECKQ; encoded by the exons AGTTGCAGGTTATCAGGACACaagctacaaataaaaatatGGATGTGTATAAATATGAGCTGCTCCCTTGTCCAAAGTTCAAGCTTCCATAAACCAAGA AAAACACACCTGAAAAGTATTTGTCTGCAATATCAGCTGTATCTTCTTCTGAACAgccatttcttttgccttttaaagaaTGAGATGGGACTAATCATCTTCTTCCTATG tGCTTATGTACCAAAGACAGCAGCAGGTCATTGCAAGTGGGCGGAAGTTCTGAAAGATCTGGAGCAGATCAAGACATCCAAA gaCATTGACGTCAGTTTATATACTGCAAACACAGATGAAGAT aaagaatgcCAAGAACCTGTAATGAGATGCTTTTTCTTAGAGATGAAAGTGATTCTTCAAGAATGTGTTATCAAAAACTGTAGTAAAACACAGGATGTATTGAACatatggaaaaatggaaatgcaagcTTAGAAAATAAG ttgaatTCTACAATATCAGCAAAATGCAAAGAATGTGAagagtatgaagaaaaaaattttacagaatttataCAGAGTTTTGTAAAGGTTATACAGAAGGAATGCAAACAGTGA
- the IL15 gene encoding interleukin-15 isoform X7, producing the protein MCINMSCSLVQSSSFHKPRKTHLKSICLQYQLYLLLNSHFFCLLKNEMGLIIFFLCAYVPKTAAGHCKWAEVLKDLEQIKTSKDIDVSLYTANTDEDKECQEPVMRCFFLEMKVILQECVIKNCSKTQDVLNIWKNGNASLENKLNSTISAKCKECEEYEEKNFTEFIQSFVKVIQKECKQ; encoded by the exons ATGTGTATAAATATGAGCTGCTCCCTTGTCCAAAGTTCAAGCTTCCATAAACCAAGA AAAACACACCTGAAAAGTATTTGTCTGCAATATCAGCTGTATCTTCTTCTGAACAgccatttcttttgccttttaaagaaTGAGATGGGACTAATCATCTTCTTCCTATG tGCTTATGTACCAAAGACAGCAGCAGGTCATTGCAAGTGGGCGGAAGTTCTGAAAGATCTGGAGCAGATCAAGACATCCAAA gaCATTGACGTCAGTTTATATACTGCAAACACAGATGAAGAT aaagaatgcCAAGAACCTGTAATGAGATGCTTTTTCTTAGAGATGAAAGTGATTCTTCAAGAATGTGTTATCAAAAACTGTAGTAAAACACAGGATGTATTGAACatatggaaaaatggaaatgcaagcTTAGAAAATAAG ttgaatTCTACAATATCAGCAAAATGCAAAGAATGTGAagagtatgaagaaaaaaattttacagaatttataCAGAGTTTTGTAAAGGTTATACAGAAGGAATGCAAACAGTGA